In Leptolyngbya iicbica LK, the genomic stretch GCACCGATGAAGAAGAAAGTCCCTCAACGCCGTTGATGGCTCAAGATGAAGAGGCCTTTCTCGGCTTTGTCGGGCCGGGGCAGCCCTTTGAAATTATTGCCCAGTCGCCGTTTTCGCTGCAAAGTTTTGCCCATGTCGATCAAACTGCGGTGATCTGGCTGTACTGGCATGATTTAGACAACTGGCCGCACTTTCGGCGCGAGGTGTTAGAAGCGTTTCGACATCAGCATCAGCGCAAGCTCCTATGGCTGAGCACCCTAGGGCAGCGGCGCACCATTGATCGCCTGATCGGCTTTTTGACGCTGCTGATCGAAGAGTTTGGCGAAACCTCGCCCGAAGGCTACTATTTGCCGTTTCCTCTGACCCATGCCCAAATTGGCAGTGCCATTGGCTCGACTCGTGTGACCGTAACGCGGCTGATGGGCAAGTTACGGCAGCAGGGAATTTTGGCCACCCATGGCGATGGCTTGATTTGTTTGCCAGGGCACAGTGATCTGCCCCTGAGCAAAGAAGCCTAGAGGGTAGACGGAAAATTGCCTCCCAGTTGATGACCGGGGATCAGTCGTTCGGTCGTTGTGACTTTCCGGGGCAAGTCTTCTCGTTTTGGTCAGGACTCTAGCCTTGGGCTGGCGCCAATCCGGGCCGTTTTATGGCTGATTGCCCAGCGCGGCTGGTGCGGTTCTCGATTCCTCAATAAAAGCTGCTATTCTGAGTGGTTCACTTTAGGATAGAGAATGGACTCCATCAGAGCGGTCGTTCAGTTTGGGTAGGGCGATTGAGTCGCGCGATCGCCGTGAGTTCCCGATCAGGTTCAGCTGCTCCCATGGTCAACACCGCAGGATTCGCGCCTCTGGCACATCATCATCGGGCGTAGGGCGGTTTGGGCCAAGCTGGCCGACAGCGATAATTTAAGTTTGAGAAGGGGACGCGATCGTGAAGTTTGTTGATTTAGCTGAAGTGACGGTCATTGGCGGCAAGGGCGGCGATGGCATGGTCTCTTTTCGGCGTGAAAAGTATGTCCCCGCGGGTGGACCTTCGGGGGGCAATGGGGGCCAAGGGGGTTCCGTTTATTTAATTGCGGAGTCTAACTTGCAAACGCTGTTGGATTTTCGGTTTGCCCATGAGTTCAAGGCGAAGCCGGGCGCACGCGGTGGCCCCAGCAATCGGACGGGCGCGAACGGCGACGATCGCTACATCGAAGTGCCCTGCGGCACGACCGTTTACGACGCCGAGACAGATGAGCTGATTGGTGATTTGATCACTCCGAAGCAGACGCTTTGTGTGGCGGCGGGCGGTAAAGGGGGCTTGGGCAACAAACATTTTCTCAGCAACCGTAATCGGGCTCCGGAGTATGCCCTGCCTGGCTTAGACGGCGAAGTCCGTCGCATTCGACTAGAGCTGAAGTTGCTAGCGGAAGTCGGCATTATTGGCTTGCCGAATGCCGGGAAGTCCACTCTAATTTCGGCCCTGTCGGCGGCTCGCCCCAAAGTGGCCGATTATCCGTTTACGACGCTAGTTCCCAACTTAGGCGTGGTGCGTAAACCCACGGGCGACGGCACGGTTTTTGCCGACATTCCTGGCCTGATTGCGGGTGCCCACGCGGGGTTGGGGCTGGGCCATGAGTTTTTGCGACACATTGAACGCACGCGACTGCTACTGCATTTGGTGGATGCCACCGCGCCTGATCCCCTGGCGGACTATCGCACCATTCAGCAGGAACTGGCTGCCTATGGCCATGACTTAAGCGATCGCCCGCAAATTTTGGCGCTGAATAAGGTTGATGCCATGTCACCGGAAGATGCGGCGGTCTTGGTCGAACTGATGGCAGAAGCCACGGGCAAAACGGTCTGGGCGATTTCTGCGGTGACCCGGCAAAATCTCGAAGATTTGTTACAAACGGTCTGGGAGGCATTGGACGCATTACCCAGTGCCGCTGCGAGTCTCCCCGCTGAGACCCCGCTGAGTAGTCCTGATTCGGCTCCCCTCGCCACGGCGGAGTTGTCGCTCACGAGTCTGGAAGGTCAATAGCCCTGGGGAACTCTGGCGTCAACGATCGCGTCAACGAAATTGGGCATGCTGTAGCTAGCGATCGCACGAAGGAGCAACCAAATCATGACGACACAATGGACCCGCTGGGTTTCTACCGGATTAACCGTGGGACTACTGGCCGCCAGTGTGGCGCTGCCGGTGAGCGCTCAGGTCACTGATCCCGCTGAGGACTCGACGCCCGAGGCCGAGGCCGAGACGACCAATGATGAAGTCGCGCTGCCCGATGAGGAAGTCCGCTTCAGCTGCGAGACGCAAAATGGTCGGCCGACGGTGATGTATGTTCCGGTGAGCCAGCCCGGTAACCTTTACGCCTGGGCCACCCCCGAAGATATGGGCGCCGCTTGGCCTGCCGAACGACGCTGTACCGAAATTGCCCGTCGCCTCGAAATGTATCGTCCCGATGGGCTGCTAGAGCTCCAAACCGGGCGGGAAAATGGCTACAACACCGTCTGCGTCACCACGGAAGCCGACGCGAGCTGCCGCATTGTGTTTACTGTGCCCGAGGGCCAAGATCCCGTCGCGACCCGCGATCGCGTGTTCGATAATTTAGTGCTGGCCGATCAGGGCCAAGCGACTGAAGGCGTCACGACCTTTGCCGAAGGAGACAGCC encodes the following:
- a CDS encoding COP23 domain-containing protein, producing MTTQWTRWVSTGLTVGLLAASVALPVSAQVTDPAEDSTPEAEAETTNDEVALPDEEVRFSCETQNGRPTVMYVPVSQPGNLYAWATPEDMGAAWPAERRCTEIARRLEMYRPDGLLELQTGRENGYNTVCVTTEADASCRIVFTVPEGQDPVATRDRVFDNLVLADQGQATEGVTTFAEGDSLLDEIGNVLGFPTGGASSVTGSGGINLQPFLDSADGGTGAQLNQNSGGRRLNPNNF
- the obgE gene encoding GTPase ObgE — its product is MKFVDLAEVTVIGGKGGDGMVSFRREKYVPAGGPSGGNGGQGGSVYLIAESNLQTLLDFRFAHEFKAKPGARGGPSNRTGANGDDRYIEVPCGTTVYDAETDELIGDLITPKQTLCVAAGGKGGLGNKHFLSNRNRAPEYALPGLDGEVRRIRLELKLLAEVGIIGLPNAGKSTLISALSAARPKVADYPFTTLVPNLGVVRKPTGDGTVFADIPGLIAGAHAGLGLGHEFLRHIERTRLLLHLVDATAPDPLADYRTIQQELAAYGHDLSDRPQILALNKVDAMSPEDAAVLVELMAEATGKTVWAISAVTRQNLEDLLQTVWEALDALPSAAASLPAETPLSSPDSAPLATAELSLTSLEGQ
- a CDS encoding Crp/Fnr family transcriptional regulator — translated: MYPTSSANQARPFLTWQRISDWAQEHYRCRTFVKDERIPSRPGLLYLVQRGAVRLTGSAQLGVNVSTDEEESPSTPLMAQDEEAFLGFVGPGQPFEIIAQSPFSLQSFAHVDQTAVIWLYWHDLDNWPHFRREVLEAFRHQHQRKLLWLSTLGQRRTIDRLIGFLTLLIEEFGETSPEGYYLPFPLTHAQIGSAIGSTRVTVTRLMGKLRQQGILATHGDGLICLPGHSDLPLSKEA